In the genome of Brachypodium distachyon strain Bd21 chromosome 3, Brachypodium_distachyon_v3.0, whole genome shotgun sequence, the window ATTGTCCGTGTTGGGGTCCATATTGCAGATGTTTCTTACTTTGTTCATCCAGAGACTGCATTGGATGCTGAAGCTCAGATTCGATCTACTAGTGTTTATACCTTGCGACGTAAAGTATCAATGTTGCCTTCAAGACTTTCAGCAGAACTGGTTTCGCTTAATCCTGGGGCAGACAAGCTTGCCTTTTCAGTGATTTGGGACATTGATCCTCATGGGAGCATAGTTAATCGCTGGATTGGTCGTACCATTATCTTTTCATGCTGCAAGCTGTCATATGATCTCGTGCAAGATTTGATTTCTAGTGATGTCAGTCAGTTTGGATCCGTAGCTGCGTCTCTTCAAGTGCATGGCATGTTTGAACAGGGAGACATTATCAAGTCTCTTAGATGCCTATATGAGATCACGAAAAATCTGAAGGAGATTAGGTTCAAGGGTGGAGCTCTTTCTCTTGACACTGCAAAGCCTATGATCTTATTTGATGAAGATGGGGCTCCATGCGATAGCTATCGCTATAAAAGGAATGATGCATGTTTCATTGTTGAGGAGTTAATGTTGTTAGCAAATATGTCAGCTGCAGAAGTTATATCCAATGCATTCCCTGATTGTGCTTTACTTCGTAGGCACCCGGAACCTAACCCACGGAAGCTCAAAGAGTTTGAGGCATTTTGTGCTAGAAATGGTTTTGAATTGGATTCTTCATCGTCTGGTCAACTTCATCTTTCAATTTCTAGAATGAAGGAAAAGTTACAGAATGATCCTGTCATGTTTGATATTCTCATGTTTTATGCTTCAAAGCAAATGCAGTCAGCAGAATATTTTTGCACAGGGGACCTGATAAGCAAGAACGATGATTGGGCTCATTATGCGCTGTCTGTCCCTTTATATACACACTTCACTTCACCACTTCGAAGATATCCTGATATAATTGTTCACAGGACACTGAATGCAGTAATTGAGGCTGAACAGATGTATCTGAAGCAAAAGAAAGTTTCCACTGTACGGAATGGAGTCAAAGCTAAATCTTGTGAAATGATGGATAGATGCTTTACAGGCCTCCAGTTTAGTAAGGATGCCGCTGAATCCAAAGAAGGAAGAGAAGCACTCTCTGCTGCAGCTAAGAAGTTTAAGTTCCCTTCCTCTGATGATCTTGGGGAGGCTGCTGAACATTGTAATGAAAGAAAATGGGCTAGTCGGCGTGCAGAAGAAGCTGGACAGAAGCTCTACATGTGGGCTTTACTAAAGAGAAATGAGGTATTATGGTGCATCATAGTCTTTTACCTCTCCCGACTGAGTTTGTTTTAAAGCTTTATTTTGAAAGGCTTCTGGTTTTACTTTTGCAGATCAAGGTCTCCAATGCTAGAGTTCTGGGTCTTGGACCAAGGTTCATGTCAGTTTATGTTCCCAAGCTTTCGGTATGACTCTGTCTAACCTCATCTAATAGAAGCACGTCATCCTTTGCATTTCTTGCTCATCTGATGATCATGATTTTCTGATGTAGATGGAACGAAGGATATACTATGATGAAGTGGAGGGCCTATCTATTGAATGGCTGGAAGCCACTGGAACATTAGTGGTTGATGCATGCAGGAACAAGCCTGCCCAAAGGAGAGGAAGCCAGTTCAAGTGTAGTAGAGCAATTGAGGAAGTCGCTGTGGTGGTGAACCCATCCGAGTTAATGTTATCTGAAGACAAAGATGAATCAGGAGCAACAGGGACTGGCGACCCCACTGCCGATTCAGTTTTGCTGAGCGATGACGCAGTGGAGGCTCAAGTTGCCCCAGCCGTTCTGCCCCTGGTGATACGTTACTTGAGCGACATTCCCGTGGTTCTGCatgcaattggtggtgaggattGTCAGGTGGACATTGGAGTAAGACTATACATATCATCATACTTCAAGTGATGAGAAACAACCCATCATGCAGAAAACAGACGGTGTATTTAACTTTTCTCAGTTAAACAatcataataataaaaaatgacAGAAGAGTAGCATCAAAGAGTTCTTCAGGGTTCAGCAGTCAAATGTCAACATAGTTCTGTAGATAGTAGTATCTCATTGCTGTTCTCAGTTCCTATTCACCTCCCTGTGACACCCAAAAGATCCCGCAGTCAAGTGGCTCTCCTTTTTGTTCCCAGGCCACCTGATCACAGGTAGAAGTTCAGTATTGGACGCCGTAGAATTGTTCTCTGTGAGTGATGTATTTTCTAGTTCATCCTTTCATACTTTTGTTTTTAGCTTGTGAAACCACCTGCATTTTTTTCACTGGTGGTTCATGCATGTTGTTTTGTTACCTGGGAAAAATGAATAGCACTGCTGAGCTCTTAAAAGTCTCAACAACTCTCTGTTTTGTATCTTTTGAAATCTCGACTTTTAAGTCGTGAGGACAAATAAATGTACTGGCACTATTTTGTTCAGCTTATTCAAACATACTTGCTTCTCTTTATCTGCATCGTCTGAGCAACTGTGTGATGAAAGATTTATGGTTTACTGATCTTTTCTTGTTACAAAAGTTATTGCCGATACTTGATTTCCTCCATAATTCTTGAAGTTTGAAAAAaaggatttatttatttaaaaaatgtctagatacatgtaatatttcgacaacagaAGGACAACAGAAGGAGTACTACGGAAATAAGCCTTAtgtaaataattttatttacCCTGTACTTGGCGAAGAGGGTAATGAGGTAATCCTCTTCTGCGCACTGTCGtgtttttttcccttccaATTCTACGTGTGTACCTCGACCTTTCTCTCTTAAGTTGATATATCCGTCTCCTATGACAGTGTAATAACTCTCCCCTAAAAGGATAACGCTTGAGAAAACAATAGGAGTAGTTCAGAACTGTCTGTGCTCCGCTGACAAACACAATTAAATACAGCATTTACAAATATGAGCAGACTCGCTCGATGAGGCAAAGTTCCCACATTTGAGTACTCCTACCAGGATCCTGCTCACTACGATTCTTGCAAAGAACTAAAAGCTGTACAGATGTGACACCCATCGGTTCTGCGACTCAAAATCGGCAAATCCCTGGCTTCTCAGTACGGCAGATCGTGAGCATCTCTTCGTACTTGGAAGGATAGACGAAGCCCCACAGCTGCATTGTACAAGGGAAACAAAGTTACGTATTTGTCTCACTAACGAGTTTTTATGGAATTCGCTTTAATCTGTCGATGGATCACACAAGATCGAGAAATCTCAAAGTTCTGAAGACCCTATGATTTCAGCTACAACCCAAATTACATTTGCAACATATAGCTTGATCGTAAAGCAATAAATTGATTACACACCGTTTTTTTCATTCATATTGCCATTGCTGTTGTGTGCATATGCTCAAGTGCCTAaagcaagattttattttttgaagaaagatTCAAAGAGGAATCATCAGCCATACGAAGGTGGTATTTTGCCTATTCATATTCTGGAGCAGTATGGATGTAATTGCATTCGTTAACCACCGGGAAAAGCGAAAGACAATGCTTCAATATTGTGAGTACCTCAACATGTTTAACCGCAAAGTCTGGGGAATGCGATAAACACCGGTTGTTAAAAGTCTCTGAATTTGAACTTGAACCAGTCAAACTGCAGAGAGAGTGCCCAGGAGAAGAGGTGAGGCATTAACAATTATGAATGAACAACTAAATAGTAGTGATAAAGGTCCAGAAAGAGATTACAGGTCTGAGTCTAGATAAAGAGCAAAATGACCTCCACCTCCTAGTGCCAAATAGTCAGCAGAGCACACCGTGAAATACTTATTAGCACCTGCAACACACAATATTTTCATTAGTTTACTAGAACGGGCCAATGCATACAAATAATAAGTAGGGTATTAGGGTAGGAGCTCTCTTGAGGGTAAAGTTATTGCTACTTGTTGGCACAACCGCACAAGGCAAATAAATCTTTCTGAATAGTAACATATGTATCAAGTGGATCTGTCATGATTTATTAAAATATGCTGACATTAGGATAATATCATTCTAAACAGGAACTCAAGGAGCAACAATAATTACAAGCAGCATCATAATTACATCGACTAGCCCTGAAACCTGAAGCACAGAGATGCATGTGGgtatgtatttttatttttattttgcctgTTTCTAATGCTCTTATGCAAAAAGCCCATGGAATAGATAGAATGATAGGTGTACATATTACCGGTTGGCCGATATATAGCAGGGTCGCTGTGTAAATTAGTGAAAACAAAGCAGTTATTGGTCCCCTGCAATACTCAATTTTCACCAATATCAGTGGAGGGTGGATGGgtgacaaaaaatatatgatcaGAATGAGCAGGAGGAACCTGATATTTCTTTGTGCTGGTTGGCTGCAACGGAGCCTCAACTAAACCACCAAAAATTGCTCCCTCTTTATCCCCAACTACCTATTAGAGAACACACcaataaacaaacaaataaataaataatagaAAATTACCAATTACCAACTTAGCAGCGAATAAAAAAGCATTTGCATCAGATGATATTATGTAATTGTAGGGACTCTTACAGAAGTTATACTGTGACAACTTAGCACTTCATCGGAATAAAATAAGAACCATTATTACCAAGAAAGAAGCACTCTTTGGAAATTACATAATATTAGTAGAATTGGCTACTCTCTTTCAAGTACTGATGAAACCATAACAGACCGAACAGCACCAAGCTACTTACGGAACGTACCAAGAGTGAGTAACCAGGACAAAGCATACTCCTTCTATATAAAGTAGATAAAGATATTCCATGCCTCCATGTgctgcaaaattttgaatatgAACATTAGATGATAGTAAATAGATGCAGTCATAAAATATAACAATAGCAGACATATTCTGAACCTGTATAGCAAAACCCAGCTCCTTCCTTGTGCGAGAACAGGAAGAGAGGAATAAAGCATGGATCGCATCATGTCTGACAAAAGGATGGATGGCTCTGATATAGCTGGCAAATTGATTAAGGAATTAACTTCCTTTGGTTCATCAAGCTCCAATACAGGTGCAACTGATTCAGCATGATTTACCACCTCTTTCTCAAATTTGGGCTCTGGATTT includes:
- the LOC100839011 gene encoding DIS3-like exonuclease 2, with protein sequence MRATEEHTATAPTHAAPPPQTEEDAEKERRRRRRPARRAKQQAAPPVAAPQAAPQVDMAGPRPSRSMPPPMRVGNRFDALAVAEPEPAAGTSRSCPLLPAPFPGAVAQARAAPVVGMGVGGAPRRLYFPPYWPDQVVEEAIQRGHVFTGKFRVNAHNRNEAYCTIDGIPVDVLMTGPAQNRAIEGDTVAITLDPVVQWTRMKGPNSTCNPATGGVSVVREVSETNGNHSSKRGQADTSCRFENCSNGLSVSDRMHNHHKNSGFSQAVKCENGHAIVPESYEDLNEGKTEAAIALQRICSVIYSHPSRRPTGKVVSVIKMSSRRGAVVGFLAPLSEFPDGEPHRNQMNVQGSKRMNHIASSFVTGLVHLLPTDPKFPLMIVSVSTLPDSIRQSLKEGNIAIEKEIVAACIDEWNEESPFPWARVVKFLGKGGQVESHMDAILFENSISDAEFSPESMACLPDVCWKIPQEELEARKDLRNVLTFTIDPPTASDLDDAISIEILPEGIVRVGVHIADVSYFVHPETALDAEAQIRSTSVYTLRRKVSMLPSRLSAELVSLNPGADKLAFSVIWDIDPHGSIVNRWIGRTIIFSCCKLSYDLVQDLISSDVSQFGSVAASLQVHGMFEQGDIIKSLRCLYEITKNLKEIRFKGGALSLDTAKPMILFDEDGAPCDSYRYKRNDACFIVEELMLLANMSAAEVISNAFPDCALLRRHPEPNPRKLKEFEAFCARNGFELDSSSSGQLHLSISRMKEKLQNDPVMFDILMFYASKQMQSAEYFCTGDLISKNDDWAHYALSVPLYTHFTSPLRRYPDIIVHRTLNAVIEAEQMYLKQKKVSTVRNGVKAKSCEMMDRCFTGLQFSKDAAESKEGREALSAAAKKFKFPSSDDLGEAAEHCNERKWASRRAEEAGQKLYMWALLKRNEIKVSNARVLGLGPRFMSVYVPKLSMERRIYYDEVEGLSIEWLEATGTLVVDACRNKPAQRRGSQFKCSRAIEEVAVVVNPSELMLSEDKDESGATGTGDPTADSVLLSDDAVEAQVAPAVLPLVIRYLSDIPVVLHAIGGEDCQVDIGVRLYISSYFK
- the LOC100823579 gene encoding oxidation resistance protein 1, yielding MGYLPSLGSKAAHFVSDLTTVILNPVSEREPPHLPEADEEQENPEDDKDSEQNSDIPDGPDTSSFRAFMVSFLSPSSSFKDSMEIIPEQDGEMSYPTLTPVGKATKGRTGLLSRGKHSIGKIINKAVRIGGFKQNPEPKFEKEVVNHAESVAPVLELDEPKEVNSLINLPAISEPSILLSDMMRSMLYSSLPVLAQGRSWVLLYSTWRHGISLSTLYRRSMLCPGYSLLVVGDKEGAIFGGLVEAPLQPTSTKKYQGTNNCFVFTNLHSDPAIYRPTGANKYFTVCSADYLALGGGGHFALYLDSDLLTGSSSNSETFNNRCLSHSPDFAVKHVELWGFVYPSKYEEMLTICRTEKPGICRF